In the Bacteroidales bacterium genome, one interval contains:
- a CDS encoding ATP-binding protein, translating into MKETSPSRLALYNALLIVIIFAILRSVAGQMFPSLNVVAMLVLDAVLFVLIFISFQYTLKRFIYQKIKLIYKTIYNLKRKKGDKDERRYFDNKTIDSVNQEVQEWGESRKLEIEQLKQNEKYRREFLGNIYHELKTPIFNIQGYVLTLLDGGLEDPAINRDYLLRTSKNINRMIAIVEDLETISNLETSQIALNFAPFDIVELAAEVFDFLEIKARKRKHELTFAAIYDSPILVFADKKWIRQVLVNLVENTIKYASGKAGLTRLSFFDLDENILVEMTDDGPGIAAEEIPRIFERFYRTHSARSREKSGTGLGLAIVKHIIDAHDQTINVRSRLGVGTTFAFTLKKGGNRM; encoded by the coding sequence ATGAAAGAAACCAGTCCTTCGAGACTTGCGCTTTACAACGCACTGTTGATAGTTATCATTTTCGCGATACTCCGAAGTGTTGCCGGGCAAATGTTCCCGTCACTCAATGTCGTGGCCATGCTTGTGCTCGACGCGGTGCTTTTTGTACTGATTTTTATTTCCTTTCAATACACCCTAAAGCGTTTTATTTATCAAAAGATAAAACTCATCTACAAAACCATTTACAACCTGAAACGCAAAAAAGGCGACAAAGACGAGCGGCGTTACTTCGACAACAAAACTATCGACTCGGTAAACCAGGAAGTGCAGGAGTGGGGCGAAAGCCGTAAACTGGAGATAGAGCAGCTAAAGCAAAATGAAAAGTACCGGCGTGAGTTTTTGGGCAACATTTATCACGAACTTAAAACACCCATTTTCAACATCCAGGGTTATGTGCTCACATTGCTCGACGGTGGCCTGGAAGACCCTGCCATCAATCGCGATTATCTTTTGCGCACCAGCAAAAACATCAACCGCATGATCGCCATCGTCGAAGATCTGGAGACCATCTCCAACCTGGAGACTTCGCAAATAGCGCTCAACTTTGCCCCTTTCGACATCGTGGAACTTGCTGCTGAGGTTTTTGATTTTTTGGAGATAAAAGCCCGCAAGCGCAAACACGAACTCACCTTTGCGGCTATTTACGATTCACCCATTTTGGTGTTTGCCGATAAAAAATGGATCCGTCAGGTGCTGGTCAATCTGGTAGAAAATACGATAAAATATGCCTCCGGAAAAGCAGGTCTGACGCGTTTAAGTTTTTTTGACCTCGACGAAAATATCCTTGTGGAGATGACCGACGACGGGCCGGGCATTGCAGCCGAAGAAATACCGAGAATCTTCGAACGCTTTTACCGCACACATAGCGCCCGCTCACGCGAAAAATCAGGCACCGGACTGGGTCTGGCAATTGTGAAACACATCATCGATGCCCACGACCAAACCATCAACGTTCGCAGCCGCCTGGGTGTAGGGACTACCTTTGCTTTTACACTCAAAAAAGGCGGGAACCGGATGTGA